TTCTTTGGCAAAAACTGGGCACCTAAGAGTTGGAACAGAGAGATCTAGAAGGATACAAAGAATGTGGGAAGGTCCCCCAGGACCTTCAGAATCAATTCCCACTGCACTTCTCTACTGGACAAAGGTGATTTATCTCAACATGACTGAGCTGGATAATGGTTGGGGCATAAAGGGAATGATACGTAAAATCCATCAGTTTAAGAAGAAGCTGAATTCAGATCTTCAACAAGGCCATTGGAGGCCAGGTACAgcgcctcatgcctgtaatctcagcactttgggaggctgaggtgggtggatcacctgaggtcaggagtttgagaccagcctagccaacatggtgaaacaccgtctctactaaaaacacaaaaattagccaggcgtggtggggggcacctataatcccagctactcgggaagcttaggcaggagaatcgcttgaacctgggaggcaaagggtgcagtgagccaagatcatgccattgcactccaacctagtcaacaagagtgagactctgtctgaaaaaaaatgaaaaagaaggccactggaaaaaaaatgggAGAGTTGAGATTGCTAAGGAACACAAACTGAGATTGCTAAGCACATAAGCCCTGCATGTGCTGGGCTGGGGAAGTCACTCATGTGAAGGTGAAGCATTAAGAGTTAAGAGTTGGCTACCAGGTGATATAAGTCAGTGCATAAGTGCAGTGGTTTATAAGCCACAGTGCCCCGGGAATGGAACTGACAGGCAGCTCCCTAAGGATCTACAAGTCTTGTTATCCGCCTTGCCCACGCTGTGCCTGACTCAAACCCACAAAGGAGCTCCTTCAGCAATTCCCAGATCTGAGttcaaacaggaagaaaaaggagcTGGGGAGCAGAACATCTCCCTGGCATGCCAACCCCAATTGGAAGTGAAATTTATTTGGCAAGATAGACTCTCTCAAAGGAACATTCTCAGGTGGACTCAAACTTAGGAAGTTGGCTTCCTGGTCAGGGAGACATAGGTGAACCAAAAGGCTTCTCCCCACCTTTCCAGTTTCTTCTTGCCCCAGTTACACCCTTTCCTTCCAGCCACACCAGCCAGCCTTTGTCCAGTTCCCAAATGCACCATGCTTCCCATTGCTGCTGGGCCTCCATCTATGCTCTTCTCCCCTCTCTTCACCTGCTTAATTCCTCCTCATTTTCCAGATCTCAGCTATCACTTCCTCAGGAAAACCCTTTCTGACCTCAGCCACTAACCCAGATTCTGCGTAAATGTTCACCCCCTTCTCCTGTACTGCAGTTACATGACAGCAggtttgtgatggttaatactgagtttCAACTTGAttggatacaaagtattgatcctgggtgtgtctgtgagggggttgccaaaggagattaacgtttgagtcagtgggctgggaaaggcagacccgctctcaatctgggtgggcaccatctaatcagctgccagtgtggccagaatgtaaagcaggcagaaaaatgtgaaaagagagactggcctagcctcccagcctacgtCTTTCTCCCgtgctagatgcttcctgccctcaaacatcaaaCTCCAAGCTCTTCAGTTTTAGAACTCGGGCAGGCTGTCCTTGCtcttcagcctgcagatggcctatcgtAGGACCTTGTGATCAAGTGagttaataaactcccctttatatatatttttgttagttccattagttctgtccctctacagaaccctgactaatgcaaggttcatatcttttttttctcaaaatgaaaacttcagcaatatatctttaaaactttttattttgaaaaacgtTCGACTTTCAAAGGGTGGCAAAAATAATAGTTTCCATGTATCCTTCACCCAGTTCTTACtcatgttaacatcttacataaccacagtacAATGATCAAAACCAAATAACTGACATTGATGAAATCCTATTTCTGGTTATTTTTCTAATCCGGCATCCAAATCGGGAATCTCACAATGCATTTAGTTAtcatatttctttattctcttccagTTCATGActgttcctcagtctttccttatTGTTCACGGCCTTGGCACTTTCAAAACGTACTGGCCAATTATTTTGTAGAGTGTCTCTCAGTTTGGGCTTGTCTGATCTTTTCTCATGATTGCACTGAGTCTGCACATTTCCGACAATTCCGCAGAAGTGACATTGTGCCCTTCTCAGTGCATCATACTGGAAGGTACGTGGTATCAATATGCCTTATTAGTGGTGATGTTAACTtaatcacttggttaaggtggttTCTGTCAGGTTTCTTCACTATAGTGactgtttttccctttgtaattagtACCTTGTGAAGAGATCTTAAAATCATGCAAAATCCTGTTTCCCATCATACTTCTATTCACTAATTCGGCATTCACAGGTGTTTGTCTGCAACAACTATTCCTAGGGTGTTTGCctaatggtgtttttttgtttgtttttgagatggagtctcactctgtcgcccaggctagaggtcagcggcatggtctcggctcactgcaacctccacctcctaagttcaagtgattctccttcctctggagtagctgggattacaggcgcgcaccaccacacctggctaattttgtatatttttagtagagacaggggtttcgtcatgttggccaggctggtcttgaactcctgaccccagatgatccacctggcttagcctcccaaagtgctgggattacaggtgtgagccaccgcacccagccatttcttctatttctatcgTTCCTTCTACATTTGTGATTCCATTGTGTATGGGATTCTATAGTGTATTTTTAGTCAGTGGACTATAACCCATTATTGTCACTATTTTATTGCTCAAAGTGGCCAAATCTTGGGCAATTTGCTTCCTGTGTCCTTTCAATATGTCCCCCATGTTGTCGTTAcctatcatatatttattttcccaaTTCTAACATACACGTAAAGGACTTTCTGAATTGCTAATTTTTGCTTCTGTGAAAAATTTGCTAACTAGACTCTGGTATTTGTGTactgttccttttctctttcaagtATCCCATCAAAATGCTatcacttcttatttttcttgcccACCTCCTTCAATGTGGTTGTATTATGCATTTGAAATACAGTTAAGTTCATCTGTTActgtttgtatttcattttgaaCTCTCCTCATATCCTGGTTGACTTTAATTACTTTGGGAGGCATGAGAAACACTACTATGGCTCTAAGAGTCACAGTTAAACAAAATATACTCAGATACACTTGGCAGTGTTCCATCCCTGCCTCCTTTATACcattatgatttctttctttctactctaCACCCACCTACCATCCATAGAGCTCATTACTTTCTGGCCAATCTTTCCTTATTTACTTGCATAAACAAGCAGATACATGTTCTTACATCTCCTTCTTTCTTACATAAAAAGTACCACATTCTACTTTTTGTACTTTGCTTTTTGCATTTAATATATCTTGAAAATAACTCTATACCGATTCATAaagatcttcatttttttttttacagctcaGTAATAGTCCATGTGGGTATGCCACGGTGCCATGGTTTACTCAGCCTTTCTCGCGTATATGAACATGACTTTGCTTCCAATATTTGCAGTCACAGTGCTGCAATGAGTAATCTTGTGCATCCGTATGTTTGTACTGTTGGAGGTGCATCTTCAAGGGAAATTCCCACAGTGGAAATGATTGTGTCAAAGGGTAAATGCTTCTGCAATTTGTTAAGTACTGACAAATTCCCCTCCAGAAAAGTCGTACTAgtttgcattcctaccaacagtgatGACAGTGTGTTTCCCTATAGCCTTGCCTAACAGAATGTGTTGTTCTTTCTTTCACCAGTCTGAGAGATGATAAATGGTATCTCAATATTATctcaatttacatttctctaacgaGTTAGTtcgaatatttcattttaaagagcCATTTTATATCTTTACATGAGTGTGTATGTTCATGTCTTTTCCCAGTTTTTCTATCAAGTTTTTGGTCCTTTGTCCCTTAATTTTTAATTCCTTATATAGTAAGAATACTATTTGTCTGTGATATAGGCTGGATAAATTTTTCTCCCAGTCATttgattttattgtgtttttaccaagcatttttttttctctttatgtagTCAAATGTGTCAATATTTTGTTGCCACTGGATATTTCCACCACGTTTCCTTCTGTATTCATAtggcttcattttctttcatttggatcCTGGAGCCACTTGGAGTTCATTCTTGCATATGGTGTGAAGTACAGGTCTAACCTCAGCTTTCTCCAAGTGGCTTTCCAGTTggctcagcaccatttattaaaaagtctgCTTTGACCTGCGCTTGAAGATGCCACCTTTAACTCCTCATCCCCCACCCCTAAGAAACCTCAAGGAACGTATGACTCAAGAGCAGAGCAGACAGAAAAAGATTAACTGAGCTACTGAGATTCGGTGAAGAATGTGAACTAAAAAGCAACTGTTGAGAATAAGGCTGGAAGATCCAACAGAGGGAAACAGCTGTGAAGGTCATTGCCAGGCGAGGTGTCAGGGCCCCAGCATTGAGAAGTGGTCAACTCGTGGGTGGGTAAAAATAATTCACCAACAACAGTATAGGTTTGAAAGAGGAAAGGTATTAGAAAGCAAGAATGCTGCAGAAGACGGCGGTGGGGCACCCTGGTGAGAGGACTGAGCATACCACGGTGGATTTTTCCTTAGGGATATTTATGGACCTTAAAGCGGGACCTTGGGGTTGCACAGTCAGTTTCAGCATGGCATTCCGGAGATGTACAGAaattttagttacttttttttttttttttgagacagagtctccgtcacccaggctggaatgcagtggcgcgatctcggctcactgtaagctccacctcccgggttcacgccattctcctgcctcagcctccagagtagctgggactacaggcacccgccaccatgcccagctaattttttttttttttgtatttttagtagagacggggtttcaccgtgttagccaggatggtctcgatctcctgacctcatgatccacccgcctcggcctcccaaagtgttgggattacaggcatgagccacggcacccggccagaAATTTTAGCTACTTGTAAGGTTTTTTTCGGGGAAAAGAAATCTGGAACCAGATGCCTGCTTTAGATAATAGGAAAGTCTAATTACTTCTTATTTTCCCCAGGTAAGGAGTTTTGCCTCTGCATGGCCTGTTTGATAGTCACCAGGTGGTCTTTGCTCCCTTTTaaattcctcagataaaaagattTTGTCTCTGGGGCCTGTTCAATGGTCACCAGGTGATTTTCACTCTCCGCAGTCATGATGTGATGGAAAGCAAAATAGCAAACAAGGGAACTGGATGGCGATGAAGCAGAGACAACAAGCAAGCTCCTGCGACATAAGCAGAAGGGTCCGTCCCTGGAATCGCCTCGGCTCACCTGTACCGTTCCAACAAACCCTTCCAACCAAAAGAGCCCCACCCCAAAAACACTTTTGAAATGTGATCAGTGAAATCTGGAACCAAAGCAGGGAGAAACTGTCAGCAAGTTAAAAAGATTTATTGCTATTCCAGGCTTCAGATGAGCCCAGAACTCAGGGCTGGTGTGTGGTTCAGAAGTTGTTATGGTGTAACAGGGTGGTAGAAAAATCCAGGCAGTTTGATGTCGAGGCCACCCTCTCTTCCTTGGACCCCTGCTCCAAAAGCAGCTGCTGGTGAAGCTAACTCTTTCCCATCTGCCTCATTCACCCGACGGGACTccaagactgaggcaggcagccACAGCTCATGGGTGAGAGGCTGTCCATATCTCTCCTAGCACTGGAAGAGCCTTCTCCTTGGGACCAGACTCTATGGCTTTGGCCCTGTGGAGGGAGAAATGCTGCCACACGAGTTGTCTTAAGAAGACAAAGCATGCGCGGTCTGAGATCAGAGGTTGCGAAGTGGCCACCCATGAGCCAGTCCGTTTGGGATACATCACACTGCACAGCTTTGTAAAAAAATCATTAGCTGCCAATCTTTTAAAATGGTAAGATTTCATATACAAATCTGAATTTTTGGCTTCTCTAGGAGTAAAcaattgaaactttttttttgagacaagagtctcactctgtcaccaggctggaatatTGCCAGTATCTGGCAATACTGGGCCCACACCATTCTTACGTGGCACTGACTGGTCATAGCTAGGTAGCAGTTGTCTTCACAGACTCGCTATGCACTCTCCAACTTACTCCAGTCCTTGTCACCCTTAATTATATTTCCAACTGGAGACCAGGCCTCAGCGGCCTTGTATCAATGGGCACATGTGCTGTGACTTTCtgtataagaaatatttacattgtaatagtatctttaattaaaaaggaaaaatcagctgggcgtagtggctcacaactgtaattcaCCACTTTCCAAGGCcaagtgagcagatcacgaggtcaagagatcgagaccatcctgaccaacatggtgaaactccacctctactaaaaatacaaaaattagccaggcgtgatggtgggcgcctgtagtccaagctacttgggaggctgaggcaggagaatcgcttgaacccaggaggcggaggttgcagtgagccgagattatgccactgcactccagcctggtgacaaagtgagattccgtctcaaaaaaaaaaagcgaaaagtCGAAATCAAGCCTGGAAGCAACTTGTTTCTCACGGTTCTTGTCACTCATTTAAGTCTCTTGCTAAGCCCTGTGGGTACCTGAGTTTGTAAACAACGGAGCACCCCTAATATCTCCCCCAAGGGATTCCTTCCCCCAACACCCTACTTCTCCAGGATACACTGCACCCTAGTATTAATTGGGCAAATctagaaaggaaattaaaattagtCACAGAAGTTAAGGGAGGAATAGACTAAGAGCAAATACTTTCACCCCTTCATTGTAACAGGGGGTTGGAGGAGAACAAAAATGTTAATACTGTCACTTTGCTTTTAACttagtgaccaaaaaaaaaaagagtgagagagagaaagtcatAAAGATTCTTCAGGTCCTAAAACACTCTGGTTCCCATTCCTTAACTGCTTTGGAAATGAACGAGGCTCTTTAGAGAGAAAGAGCGAATATTAACCGGGATGACTAACGTGGTCAGCCCAGCAGATGCCCTGGGCTATCAAGAACTGCCCAACTCATCCTCCCTTAGGTCAGGGCTGCTTGTCCCAGCCTAAAATATAAGTGGCACAAAATGATTTTCAGTGAGCGTAGCGGACTCATTGTAGAAAGAGGATTAAACGGGGGCAGAGAAGGGGAGTTTGGCCTTGGCAAACACAAAACAGAGGAAAAGGGACCTTCCTCACACTGCTCCATTCTGCTGTGGCAGATGCCACGTTATACGCCCTTCAGAGAGGCAGCGATCTTGATGCAGCCCAGACGCTTCCCACTGGTGCTCAGGACGCTCTCTATGCGGTAGTTCCCGGTGGTGAGCCAACTGGGCAGCTCCAGGTGAGGCACAACGAATTCGCTCTTGGGCAGTGAGTAGGTTCCCTGTGGGAAAGCCAGTGGACAGCGGGTCAGTGGGAGCCTACTGATGGGGTCTTTCTCCTAGAGTCACTTCTAGGATTGTAGCCATGAACTACCACCCCTCTTCCCATTCTCGAAACCACCACACAAGATTAGAGACTGCCATAGCACTGTACAGCATGGATTATTATGGGAAAAGGGCCCTGAAGATCACATCTAAGTTCAAgtctcccatttcatagatggaTAACTGAGGCTCCCGAAAGATAAGTGATTCCTGATAGGTCACACTGGCTTACAAATCCAGAGACATCCAGGTCTGCAGGAGGAGAATGCAAAGACCCTTCTCTCCAACCCCATCTCTTTAGCCACAGGGGTAACGCTCTCTCCTCCCTAAGTACTTACTTCTTTGAAGGGACAGTGGCAAGGAAGCCCATAGGTACGCAGGGGCTCTGGGCAGGGCTCCCCAGTAGGAATTAACATGTCAAGTACATCACAGAAGTTTTCAAAGGTACAGCTGCCAATGTAGTCTGTGCATGGGATCTTGATCCAGAGGCCAGCCACTTCCTTCTCCAGAACTAACTCcacctggtaaaaaaaaaaaaaaaaaaaaggtttgaaaaaGGTTATAAGTATAAATTCCAGGGCAAACATACCAGCTcttctgtctcttcaaaaaagcAGCAATATAGTTTAATCAAAGAATTTTTAACTGGATGAGATCTTAGAGATAGTCTGTTCCAGGAATGGCAACACTATGGCCCATGTGTGAGTATAGTGTATTATTGTGCCCATGGCAGACATTAATAATCAAATGTGAATTTTCCCCCTACACTGAACTATACATAGacttaggattctttttttttttttgtatcatggctcactgcactcactgcagcctcaacctcctgggctcagctgatcctcctgcctcagcctcccatgtagttgggAAACACaggcaggcatatgccaccatacccagctcactctgtattttttgtagagatggggtctcactttgttgcccaggctggtctggaactcctggcctcaagcaatccttccacctcgcctcccaaagtgctgggattacaggcgtgagccatcatgacCAGTCCATAGTCTTAGAATTATTTAGGTGGTCACTACCCATTGATTGACTCTAACACTTGCATTGAAATGCACTTGTCATCTAACTGCTAATTGGTTAACTATGGCATTGTTTCCTGGGTTTTCCTTCTGAGCCCAGTCTTGGCCCCAGAATCCTTTTCTGCATAGGACTTCAGGTAGTTACTACCAACTGATGAGCTGGTTACCAAAATGAACCCAACTGGCTGCTCCTGGGTCACATTTTCTCTCTACAGCCACAGAAGACAGAATTAAGAACAACAGGAATGTATAGAAAGATCACCTTGGGACTGGTATAAAATCATAGCTAGGTTACAACAGATGGAGCTACCGCAAGGAGTAGGGGGCTCCCTGACTCAGCTGGGAACGCTACACAAGACTCTTGTGCCTGGAGTCAAGCTGGGTGAGAAGCTCTAGAGCACACTTCACACCTCCATGCTGTCGTGACTTTGCTCCCGTTTTGGAGGTTGAAGCTGACCAGGAGGAAGTGGCCAGAATTTCATGGTGGATGTCCCATTTGTGCCGGGCACGTGCTGAACAGTCACCATGTATTAGTTGCCTCTAGTGCCAAATGAGTTGTCCTTTAGAACCATGTCCATCACCCACCAAAGGTATCAAGGTAAAATTCTAAGGAAAGAGTACTAGGAAATTAGCTTTCTCAAATATCTGATTCCTTATCGGCGTTATGGCAGGAAATCACATTTTTAGGATCCCTTTCAGCTCTGACATTCTAACATTCTAGGAATCCCAGCCTCTAGGCTCACTTTATTTGGGGCTCTGTTTCTAAGAGATAAATCCTGGATGGGCACTTATATCCTCAGAGGCTGCTGGGCTCAGGCTGGTTCCCAGGCCACAGACTCAAGTCTTCCAGATGCCCCAGATGTCGAGATACtagctgccttcctgccttcctccaggcccagaaagaacaaagaagtCAGCACATCCTGTGTTCTGAGTGGACAAATTCAAATTGCTCCTCTCATTGGCCTCATCTGCTGCTAAGACATACCCATTATCTCCACCACTGGCCACACAGCACCCTCTCAGCCCTCCTCTCTCTCATCAAACCTGCTTCTACCCCGCTGCCTAGGAAAAGTCAGAGGGCCTAGGTTGGAATGCTAGTTCTGCCACTTCCTAGTTTTAGTGTCCCCTTGGGTGAGTTGCTTAATCTCTCTCAGTGGCCATccccttaccttttttttttttttttgagacagagtttcactctgtcacccaggctggagtatagtggcgcgattttggctcactccaaactctgcttcctgggttcaagtgattctcctgtcttagcctcctgagtagctgagattacaggcatgagctaccacgcctagctaatgtttttgtatttttagtagagatggggtttcaacatattggtcaggctggtcgcaaactcctga
The Chlorocebus sabaeus isolate Y175 chromosome 23, mChlSab1.0.hap1, whole genome shotgun sequence DNA segment above includes these coding regions:
- the GM2A gene encoding ganglioside GM2 activator, with the translated sequence MQSLMQAPVLIALGLLFAAPAQAHLKKLGSFSWDNCDEGKDPAVIRSLTLEPDPILIPGNVTVSVVGSTSVPLSSPLKVELVLEKEVAGLWIKIPCTDYIGSCTFENFCDVLDMLIPTGEPCPEPLRTYGLPCHCPFKEGTYSLPKSEFVVPHLELPSWLTTGNYRIESVLSTSGKRLGCIKIAASLKGV